AATATGTGAATTCTGTCATCACCAGATTTGAGATATTTGTGTGATGTGTCTTCACGCACCATATTTGAACATGTATGATTTGTACAATTGTTCAACGCTCAATATTGTATCATAACGGATTacattacagattacaaaatggctcataatcagattacagttactctttattaattgcattattacattacatatgCAGGGATTCcctcaaatgtttttgtcagccAAATCCTtttgacataaaatatttacttgaaagttaatatttaaataatttaacaacgtatttgcatgtttacagtTCTCTGATGTTAGTCAGTGGTCACACTGAcgtgcaggtaaacaaataaaaatatttataatttcagtgttcaactatttaaattatttttagtttacaaTTTTATGATTTAACTATTAGTTGATTCACATGCATACCCAGAAGTAATTTAAAACAGTCAGAAATCATTACCTAAAATGAGTAACCTTtcattactaactacaattttcgtcatgtaatctgtaattggtaatggattacatttgtaagtaatctacccagcgcTGCTTAAAAACATCAAGTTCTGCCGTACCTTTCTCTCAATGATTTCGGCTGCGAGATGCTTCGCCTGGTGTAAACTGAGGCGTCCCTCAGGGATCCGTACGTCCTCTTTGAGGAGCCCGATCTGAAAGTGGACACGCATGGGCCCCTGTGCTGAGGATTCGGGCCGCATGGACAGCTGAGAGAAAGAacctgagagaaagagaagagttAATGCAGATCAAACGCTGTTCCTTCAGATGTTCACAGGTTCTCCACGACTTACCTCTCGAAGCGTCTTGCAATGGTATAAGTATTTTATAGCattactgtaataattttttcaCTTTATGTACATATCATCATCagaaagtttttaaaagctttggTGTTTACAGAAAAGGACCTTCCAAAGGCTCCTTCAAGTGCAAGGCAACAACTGAAACTAGCATTAACCTGCCTagattaacattaagattaaagCTCAATATAGTCAAGTTCCGAAAGAGGAACTTACCAGAGACATAACAGCTGATATCAACACTTTTTGGGCGGTGGTTTGAGTTGGCAGCCATTTTCTTCACGTTGGTGAGTTCGAACTAGCACATCTCGCAGCCCCGTTTCAGACGTTTCTGCCGCTGCTCTGGCTTCCTTGTGTGAGAGCTTCAGCCGACAAACGACAGGCAGCTGAGACAGGAAGTTGACACTCAAACTTCAGCGCTTCTGTGTGTGACATGAGTGGGTCTGACGAGCTGCCCACCAAACACATCTAATGTTATCTGATGAACTTTAAAAGTGTGGGAAACTCAAGGCAAATATGGCAGCGCTGGGCTGCCGCAATAATCCCTTTAGTctacaaaaaaactaatttcagttttatgtcGGGCAAATATGTATTGAATCATCCCCAACTTtgatattgacaaaaaataaaaataaaaaaattacacaacaTTGCCCAAGTTGTTGACACTCAAGGTTAACACCCAAGTTGGTGATTTAACACTCTGAGCAGcggttagatagatagatagatagatagatagaacaataaaacGACAGAAAGAAGTATAGAACGATAGATCAATCAATACatagatgaatagatagatagatagaccaaCAGGTAGACAGccaaaacgatagatagaacaatagatagatagataatcaaatagacagaatgatagatagaacaattgaacgatagatagaatgatagattaATCAatacagatggatagataaatggacCGACAGGTAGACAGacaaaacgatagatagatagataaacaaatagacagaatgatagatagaacaattgAACGATGGATAGGTAGAACAATAaaacgacagatagaatgatagattaATCAatacagatggatagataggtgGACCGACAGGTAGACAGacaaaacgatagatagaacaatagacagatagatagatagatagataaacaaatagacagaatgataggacaattgaacgatagatagatagaacaataaaacgacagatagaatgatagattaATCAatacagatggatagatagatggaccgACAGGTAGACAGacaaaacgatagatagaacaatggatagatagataaacaaatagacagaatgatagactgAACAATTGAACGAtgcatagatagataaacagaccgatagatagaacaataaataGACAGAACCACAGATAGAACAATTGAACgaaagatagaacaatagaaagagatagaatgacagaacaatagatcaATCAATacatagatggatagatagaatgacaggtAGACAGGCAAAATGATAGGCAGACAGcgaaagatagatagaacaacaaatagacagaatgacagatagaacaattGAACGTTAGAaggatagataaatagaactATCAGTAGACAGAAGGATAGATATAGAACCATCAATAGATGAACAGAAGGATAGaccaacagaatgatagatagatagatactttGGCTGTTAAGTcgacataataaatacacaaactaacaATAATTTGGTTTGAAAAGCAGAGTTTATTCTGAACCGTTTATTAAATCATACATGAGATTGGCCCCTTCACAAGTGAAATGCATCTCTGAGGAAGGACGCGCGCGGCTACATTCTACAGAGCTGCTAGACGTTTCCCTTCACAGCTGATCTAAGGACGACGGGCTTCTTCTAACAACGCTACTATTTCTGAGTAGGACAGAGGGCGCTGTTCCGAGATCAGTGCAGAAGGGCAGCCTGTGTACCTGCAGCACAATCTAACCGGTGAGACGTACATTAGTAACGGTCATGTGGCGAGAGGAAAGGCATCACAAATCAACGGAAATCATGACAAACAGGACAGCCAAAGGTGGGTCACATTCAGAAGTGGTGTAAACACGGCATTATTAGAAACTACACACCTGTCTGTGCTAGAAGCATGAGGAGGATACacaagtgtgtgtttttgtggagTCACAAATCAGTGTTTTACAATCAACAGTGACATTCGTTACTATCGCTTTGATTCCTTGTtcaaacatcattttttaaactattttctcTCATTACTCGAGCACTTTCTAGAACCCTTGTTTTTGTTCAGCTTAACGAAAAATCATTAGCATGAACGCATTGGTAACTTTTTTGCAATACATTCTGTTCGAGTAAATCTCACAAAACGCGTCATATTTCACTGCAAAACCACAAGAAAACTGATAAAACTTGagaattatattaaattcatgtttttaaagaaaattaagcatattAAAGGACCAATAGGACATTAGCATTGTGACATTAGCGACATTTACGCACATTTAAACCCCTGAATTCTCATTACTGTTCACAATTACTGCACAATGTCAAACTAATTATATTTGAATGATGAATTGAGTAATGATGAATGAATTTTTATAATAAGAAATTGGAtaaaaaatgtgcttaacttattaaagtaatgttacaATGCTAAGAAATCGACAATGGTCCTATTTTCTTTATTGGAAATGTAACTGCATATGACTTGAGATGAAATATGACTTGTTTATTTATGAGATTCGCCCATTTGTATGGCTGGTTCCCAAAGCTAGCATCATCAGTGCATTCAGAGATCACTCGCCTCTGATGAACACaagaaaaatcattcaaataaaccccaaatcaaacacacacatcctTAATCAATGTAAAAGGGGTAAGAGAGTCACATAAAGgtgcaaatgtttacatataagtACACTAAGACATTGGTTGTTCATGTTAGGATATGCAATTCATAAACatgaaaaagataaaacaaaaacaaaaggatTTGTCCATTTCAGCCACATCTTCTTGATATCCTAGCCACtagaaaatcatataaaatgaaaaacatgtcACATTTTAAATTGATGTAAATTTCCAGTTATACACGTTTGGCCTTTGCCACCGACTCATCAGATTTTAGACGGACAGAGCTGGAGTTTGACTTGCAATCAGACAGATTGACTGAGTGTTTGAATTATGAATCTAGATTCGCTAATAAATAAGAGCTTTAGATCGTAAAGCAGAATCCTTCGTTGTACCGTTCAATACGATTTCCAGTCGCTCCAGGACAGACATCAGCTACAGTGTAAACGAAATCCCTGTGCGCTAATTTTCCGAAACAAAAGaccttaaataatttaaatcattatatacATCACACTCAGAAGGCAAAAGTGAGGTCGTACCAGTCAGTGCTCTCGAATTTCAACTCATCCTTTACGCTCATATTTTTTTCGTAAGTGCATTTGCAGTAGTTTTTCGCACCGTTTCAACTTGGTGAGGTCGTTTGTGGAAGTCGTTAGCATTCACAGCGTCTGTGCATCTATTATATATGAACTTTGTTTTCTAAATGAAAGCAAATGTATGCTGTGATAACTTGATAAAGTCGTATGCTAAACTACGCGATTTTGACGCCATGCTATGATGTCATTTCACCACTGGATGTCGCTAGAGTCTGTGGTCTAGTAGTAGGTGATAGCGTGCTACATTGCGTTTGATCTCGCTAATGACAGAGAGACGAAGCCCAGGTTTTGCAAGCGATGTGAAACTAAAAGacatgtttttgcttttaagATCTTTTTCTTAGGAAAACGTTAGGATCATTTCATGATATTTTCGATTCAAGTAGGTAGCAAACAGCTTCTCCGTTCGGCTCCTTTTTCACGTCCAGACATCGTTTCTAACTGATCAGAGAGCTGCGTCTGGTCAGGTCCACATTACTAGCGCTCAGTCCTCTGGATTCTGACAGGCCGCTGTTAGATTCCTGAAGACACACACggaaacagacaaaaaaaaattaaatataattacaattaaaaacaaccgttttctatttgaatatattttaaaatataatttatttctgtgattcaaagctgaatttttagcatcattactccagtcttcagcgtcacatgatcctttagaaatcattctaatatgctgatttgcagctcaagaaatactatattattatactCACCTGTGAGGTTTCTTCTGCGCTCTTATTAAGGAAATTTAAGGAGCTTGCTCTCTTCATCcttttgaaacaaacaaaagcaacaGTTAAAGAATCATATCTACTCAGTGAGTTTGTTCTATGGAGAAGACTGCAGGCGATGTGTTGTCGTCGAGTCTCACCCGGGGTTGCGAGGCTCCTGTGGGCAGCTGCCCTGCAGCTTCTTCACCAGCATCTCACTGCTGCGACGCAGCGCTTCACGAATCTTCCCGAATGAGCCACTTCTGCGCAGGGCGCCGTTACCATCCTGTGCCCAGGAAAATATGATCAATTCAAGTGGGGCTGGACAATAAatcaatatcaatatatattgtgatattatttttttcaataacggtgatatgatttttaaacacatttccgATTTTTCGACAATACATTACCAGTGTTTCCCATACATTGATTAATTTGTGCGGACTGACACCTTTTATATGAATGTGTCTTTGAAGGGATCTGACTATTTTGTGAAAAGTTTtgatgccatttttattttatctgataAAACAGCATTCATGAGCGCAGCTCTGCTTTGTGTACAGCTGTTACCGGTGAAACCACTGTTTTTACTGCTCCAAAAGCGCCTCCTGCTGCCAGagaatgtatttgcattttcaatAGGCCCATCTCCAGcagcatgtttttgttgttgcttactctttttttctgttttctgcagctatatgcagatatatatatatatatatatatatatttaaatttaagaaatataaagaaatatattgtgatataaattttGGCCatatcctccagccctgacttcaagatatatatttatatatttaaacagtcaaaagtaatgtaataaatttagtaaattaattttttatattatgtctttgaaagaaggttcttgtgttcaccaaggctgtatttatttgattatttgaacacagtaaaaacagaaaaattgaaatagttttacaatttaaaatatatatatatatatatatatatatatatatatatattttttttttttttttttttttttaatgtaatttatttctgtgatcaaggTTGAATTtctagtatcattactccagtcttcagtgtcacatgattcttcagaaatcattctaatatgctgatttgcttcagtaaatatttctgattactagcaatgttgaaaagtttattttggtgaaaactTTGATACACTACCATTAGTTTGGGGtaagttcaaaaaaaaaacaacaacatttttttcatcaaTAATGCATAATGAAATTAATCATAATGTGACAGtggagacatttataatgttacaaaataattctatttcaaataaatgctatttattcattaaagaaccctaaaaaaattttttttgaaggatcatgtgacactgaagactggagtaatgatgctgaaaattcagctttgatcacagaaataaattacattttacaatatattcaaatagaaacagttattttaaattccaataacatttcataatattatagtttttactgtatttttaatcaaataaataggGCAGCGGCTATTTgtactaagtgcaaatagctatagatactatttacattccaaatattggcaattatctgcacctcagaaTTGTAGTactttataaaacagtatgcagtaataactttgagtgtaaattataattttaattcaaattattaaatggatgccaccttattgggacaataaggTCCTctctacacctaccctaaccctacctaatactttattttcaactttttgaaatgtccttcattttaaaataaatgcctttctgatgTAATATGAGttttgaaaagggagaaaaaaagttttgtaaaaGGCATATTCGAACCCAGGTCGATTGTGTCAAAAAGACTACGACATGTGCTTTACCATTTACACCACTGGAGCCATTGTCTGACAATCGTCTTTAGTAGTGTTGACTAGTGATATCACacgttggtgggcggagttagtatAAATAGCCTCTGAcaacaaggcaggctatttacacttagtgtAAATCGAAACCCTGAATAAACAGAGCCCTGGTGAtcagacttctttcaaaatcaCTACTATATTTTAACTCTTTCAAacttgtatataaatatgaactttttctaaataaaacaaaggctCTGCGGGCTCCACTGACCCCGCTCCACTCGGCTTCGTCTCCGTCACAGTCTCCTCGAGGGCCTCCGGGGCCATTTACTCCATCCCGAGTCTGACGTCTGTCTCCTCCAGCACAACCGCCATCCTTCAGCAACTCCACCACTTTACTCTGATTAATGGCATCGATGCCCTAACAAACAGAGTCAATTTCATGAGCTTTTACactgttttggttttatttctaaagctaTCAGTCagttaaaataatgaatgaattttaGTTTTAAGAAAGGAAGGTAAAATAAACAACAGAGTGAGTCAGTGAGGTGATCTCAATAGTGTTCTCTTCCTGTATGAGTCATCTGCACAGGAAGTCAGTTTTATAGGTCAAGCATCAGGTGTACCTGTTTGCGGTTTTTCGTCGCACACTCCTCCAGCGTCTCAGCGGCCTCCAGTTTGCCTTGCCGGCGGTACAGTGCGCCCAGACTCTTCAGCGTGGTGTTAACAGTGGGGCTACATGAGAGACACATCAAGAGAATCACTCCAAAACACTTATTTCTCCACACTTTGATACCCATAATCCACACCTGTACACTCACCTGTCCACTTTGCAGGCTTTGTACCAGCTGCCGTACTCGCTGTACGGACCAGAGTCCTTCCTCTTACCCTGGAAATGAGCATTAGACAAACTGAATTCACACTACATTAAATAAAgtctaaaatataatgtaatgagagcattaaaaatatgaaacctggtaaaaaaataaataaataaaataaaataataaataaatactactaataatgattaaatatagGATGACTGCACTAAATTGTTgtatagaagaaaaaaaatctgatatattcatatataaaagcAATGTTTATTAACTTGGGTAAgtagatatagatataaattatatgtaatatacataaaatatacgcattattgtttaaaagtttgggatctgtaagttttttttttaatgtgcttgaaaatagtctcttctgctcaccaaggctatatttatatggtcaaaaatacaaaatattattacaatttaaaatacctgttttctattttaatatattttaaaatataatttatttctgtgatcaaagctgaattttcagcatcattactctagtcttcagtgtgacatgatccttcagaaatcactctaatgtGTGCAAcacttattatcaatgttgaaacagttgtgctgcttcatatttttctggaatctgatacattttatttatcaggattctttgataaatagaaagttcaaaagactagtatttatttgaaatagaaatcttttctaacgttatatttttaaaaatcaatttaatgcatcctttctaaataaaagtatggatttcttaaataaaataaaataaaacaaatttcaatgacttgaacttttgaactgtaaagtttacatttaaataaatacattaatacaattaaataaatgtatacaaatatacaatCTAAAGCCTATAATACCTTGCTTTCTTCTCTTTCCTCTGCATGCATCCAGATTGGTTTGTTATCATCtgaggaagaagaaaaaaatcattcttattaaaaaataaataaataaaaaaattgaactGAATTTTTGTAAGGAATGgaacatggtatgttttttAGCAACTTTCCCTGAGTAGTATCAGATATTGAGTAGCTACTAGTTTTTTACTATAATTAGCTTGTTGAATCTTTAGGAAGAGGAAGTGGATGTTTGATTGTAATCCTGTAAGCATCTGATTGGTTTAAAGGGCTGTGATGGATTAGACGAAACCTCTAACAAATCAAACATCTCACCACGTCATCCTGACAAAAACCGGTCATGaagatgcaaataaaaatgtccATTCTTAGCAAAACACATGATTTACATAAAAAGGTTTATGCAATTCACATAAAACGAACATGCATATATGCATAATGATAAATACATACTGTTGACGGATCCGAACTCTTTCTCATGTGCGCGGGTCAGAATCTCCTTGTAAAGCGTCTCTGCGTCTTTGAATTTGCCCTGTTTCAGGTAACACGTCGCCTGTGGAGGAAACACAATCACGATCAACGAGCTTCAGACAGAACAGTGCTCTCGGGTTTTCAGATCAGCCAAACGTTCatgtttcatatcaaaattcACCCAGAGGACTTGATCTCTGTCACTGCGTCTGCAGTTTCTCCAGATCTTGATCTTTATTGACCTtgaatattgactttttttacagataaacaTGATTCAGGATTCATATATTAGATGGAAAACTGATTTAACAAACAAAGTTTTATTCTGTTTGTTTGCTCTTAAAAAGCTCACAGATTCTCCCATTTACATTCTGTTTGCACTGTGTTAGTTTTGATAAAAGCATTTatgagaatgcaaaaaaaaaaaaaaaaaaaaaaaaaaatcacactgcaaTGAAGATCACATGACAATCAGATCAGATCACATAAAATACTCAGTGCGGCAACCTTTGATGCACTTGTGATTAGATCTGAAAACAATGCTATAATCAACACTTTTCCTGATTAGTCCATCATGCCAGTTTCACATATAATACTCATTTCATATGCAAAGTAGTTAGCCAATCGTAGCAGCGGGTGTTTACAAGTCTTTATAGAGACACACCCCTTTAGGCTATGACTATTTAAATCAGAGGACTAAAATCAGGGTGGAAAATGGTCacgttattaaaaataaaaatgaaataagtaaAAAGACAATtagtcaaaaaaatatatttaaggacttcacataaaaaaaatattaacatctaCAGGTGTAGGAggaacaaattatataaaataaaagtagaattaaatacatttcatttactGCCcgtttactgaactgttgttgttgtttaaatatttattataaatacataagtgtaaatatttatataaatcatatttaatgtaAGTAAAGTACATAAATTAAAGTCAGGGTAggaaattgcttttatttttaaattatgaccattttttatgtaaatatcttataacattataagtgggataaaataaatttcattataaaataaataaaaataataaaaaattatatatatatccaaaaatttatatttatatttatttatatttatatttatatataaaattttgactttttttttttttaggatgcccccctttttttttgctgtatcaGCTGTAGTTAAGTTGATCTGGTCTTACCAGGTTGTTTTTGGTCTTGGCCACATTGGGGTCGTCGGCACCCAGTTTGTTCTCGTAGATCTCGAGCGCCCTGCGGTAATAATACTCCACTTCCTCATACTTGCCCTGATTCTGACACAACAGGGCCAGATTATTCAACTGCTTCGCCACATCGGGATGGAATTTACCCAGaacctgcaaacacacacacgtgtgcACATATTAATAAGACAACACTGGCAACACTACAGCATCATAATTCATTTCAAAAATGATCTTTTTGACACACGCAGGTTCAGCACCTTCTCCCGGATCTCCAGCGCTCTCTTGCAGAGCGGCTCTGCCTCCTTGTGTTTCCCGCGTTTGCCGTACAGCACGGCGAGGTTGTTGAGGGTCGCGGCCACGGCAGGGTGATCTTTACCCAGAGTCTTCTCTCTGATGGCCAGAGCGTCGTTCAGCAGGTGAGCTGCCTCTTTATACTTATTCTGATCCCTGAAACAACACACAGGAATCGGGTTGGAGCAGCAACACGTTTTTTAGTGATGCACCACAATTTTAACAGCCAAAACCGTTTTGGGGGGCAGAAATCATTAACTGAAACAGTGATGTTTGAGTAGCTCTTCTTCGAAGGTTTTAATTGTGTTAGTGTCTGTTTCATGCAAACTACAACAGGTAAAGATGTCAGCTGTTCAGACACTAGGCTAGGATcgatttgtttttaattgattttccATTTTGATAAACTTTCAGgctatgctgttttcagcagATGCATAAACAAAACTTCACATTATATGTAGCtcaaatgccaaaaataaataaataaataaaaataataataatttaaaaataagctTAAAGCTTTgatacttttgatatgaaacagtcTCAGTTTTCAAATAGTCAATTTTTACAACAAATGGTCAGTTTAGAAATAAAgggccatttaaaaaaaaatgatatttctgtatttttatgaacATAAATGTACTCAATTTTTTTGTTGATATGAAAAATGCCTTATGTGCAACTagattttttgtgtgtatatatatatatatatatatatatatatatatatatatataaataaaatttctctatttattttatttatttttcaaatcatGTTGAATGATGAGTAACAAATGTGAtcaatcatttaattgtttatatttcaccatatttatatttaattaaaaatctgaataaaaatatatatttaaaaaaaatttctaaTGTTGGTAGGATTTTAGTAGgattacataatttataaataaaaggtaactttctagcatgattctagatttactgtatgtatataaatctaaatatacacaactttttaatgaagtttgtacaacttttaaaattgaatatataattttagaaaagttgatataaaatcaattaatgtaAACtatatgcataaaaaagtaaataaaaaaaatgactaaaaaaaatatttcaaatttatttttttatttatttaaattcatgtcaaaaatgattaattatttacacttcaacaatgtatttaaatttgattaaaaagttgaataaaaacaaaacttagttccctgaggtttttttttttttacataaaaattgtcataatttagaataaaaaactattttcaaaacatgattttagattttatttctgtattatttaa
The sequence above is a segment of the Labeo rohita strain BAU-BD-2019 chromosome 7, IGBB_LRoh.1.0, whole genome shotgun sequence genome. Coding sequences within it:
- the klc2 gene encoding kinesin light chain 2 isoform X1 is translated as MSGSEHPKTVCGLFSERRVPRVMSAMVYPREEALERLSQDEIVLNTKAVMQGLETLRGEHAQLLNSILDCAQPPVAQEKSSLLRKSLEDIELGLGEAQVIIALSGHLSAVESEKQKLRAQVRRLCQENQWLRDELASTQHKLQKSEQSVAQLEEEKKHLEFMNQIRKLDDDTSPSEEKAGEKEKDNLDDLFPNDDDQGPAQPSGEVAAQQGGYEIPARLRTLHNLVIQYASQGRYEVAVPLCKQALEDLEKTSGHDHPDVATMLNILALVYRDQNKYKEAAHLLNDALAIREKTLGKDHPAVAATLNNLAVLYGKRGKHKEAEPLCKRALEIREKVLGKFHPDVAKQLNNLALLCQNQGKYEEVEYYYRRALEIYENKLGADDPNVAKTKNNLATCYLKQGKFKDAETLYKEILTRAHEKEFGSVNNDNKPIWMHAEEREESKGKRKDSGPYSEYGSWYKACKVDSPTVNTTLKSLGALYRRQGKLEAAETLEECATKNRKQGIDAINQSKVVELLKDGGCAGGDRRQTRDGVNGPGGPRGDCDGDEAEWSGDGNGALRRSGSFGKIREALRRSSEMLVKKLQGSCPQEPRNPGMKRASSLNFLNKSAEETSQESNSGLSESRGLSASNVDLTRRSSLIS
- the klc2 gene encoding kinesin light chain 2 isoform X2: MSAMVYPREEALERLSQDEIVLNTKAVMQGLETLRGEHAQLLNSILDCAQPPVAQEKSSLLRKSLEDIELGLGEAQVIIALSGHLSAVESEKQKLRAQVRRLCQENQWLRDELASTQHKLQKSEQSVAQLEEEKKHLEFMNQIRKLDDDTSPSEEKAGEKEKDNLDDLFPNDDDQGPAQPSGEVAAQQGGYEIPARLRTLHNLVIQYASQGRYEVAVPLCKQALEDLEKTSGHDHPDVATMLNILALVYRDQNKYKEAAHLLNDALAIREKTLGKDHPAVAATLNNLAVLYGKRGKHKEAEPLCKRALEIREKVLGKFHPDVAKQLNNLALLCQNQGKYEEVEYYYRRALEIYENKLGADDPNVAKTKNNLATCYLKQGKFKDAETLYKEILTRAHEKEFGSVNNDNKPIWMHAEEREESKGKRKDSGPYSEYGSWYKACKVDSPTVNTTLKSLGALYRRQGKLEAAETLEECATKNRKQGIDAINQSKVVELLKDGGCAGGDRRQTRDGVNGPGGPRGDCDGDEAEWSGDGNGALRRSGSFGKIREALRRSSEMLVKKLQGSCPQEPRNPGMKRASSLNFLNKSAEETSQESNSGLSESRGLSASNVDLTRRSSLIS